A window of Streptomyces spororaveus genomic DNA:
GTACCAGGGTCAGGTCGCCGAGACCATCACCTACGGCAAGGCCGGCGGCAGCGTCGAGAGTCGCAAGCTGACCTGGCCGCGGAGCATGGAGACAGCCAGGCGCAAGAGGCTCGATACCAGCGATCTGGTTGCGTACCAGACGGGAATCGCCCGGACCGATGACATCGAGTCCGTCAGTGGTGGCAAGTCCCGTATGGAGCGCACCCTCAGCACCTACGAGGGGAAGGAGGCATACGGTCTCCTCAAGACGACGCAAACGGATGTCCTGGAGAACAAGGGCACCGGGTGGACCACCGTCAAGCAGTCCTGCACCAGGCTCAAGTACGTCCACAACGGCGCAAGCAACCTGATCGGTCTGCAGTCCGAGAAGGTTGAGACGACGGGTGACTGCTCCGGCGGTGGCGTCGAGGCCGGCACTCGCCTCAGTGCCACCCGCATCTCCTACGACGCGATCAATGCCTTCGGCACCGCGCCCACCAAGGGTCTCCCGTACCAGGTCGACAGCACTGACGCGGCCGGCACCGGCTGGACGACGTCCGGCCGCACCGAGTACGACGCCCTCGGCCGCGCCGTCAAGACGTACGACGCCGCAGGCAACCCGTCGGGGATCACCTTCAGCCCTCCGACCGGACCGCCGTTCTCCATCACGGCGACCAACGCCCTCGGGCACACCGTGACCACCAAGGTGGACCCGGCCCGCGGCAGCGTCCTGGAATCGACCGACGCGAACGGCCGCAAAGTCACCACGGTGTACGACGAGCTGGGCCGGAGCACGGAGGTCCGGACGCCTTCGCAGAAGCCCACCGACCCGGCGGCCTACACCTTCGAATACCAGATCGCGGAACTCAAGACGCCGGCCGTCATCTCCCGCACCCTCAAGGACAACGGCACCTACAGCACTTCCGTCGCGATCTACGACGGGTTGCTGCGACCGCGCCAGAGCCAGAGCGAGGGCCCGGGCGGCGCACGGCTGATCACGGACACCCTGCACAGTGCGAACGGAACCGTCAGCCAGACCAACAGCGGCTACCTCGCCGAAGGCAAGGTGAGCACGGAGCTGTACGTCCCCAAGTCGGTCACCGAGGTACCCAGCTCTGCCCAGACCGCCTACGACGGCCTCGGTCGCGCCGTGCGCGTCACCAGCCTGGAGAAGGGCGAAGCCCGCCGGTCCACCATCACTCAGTACGGCGGCGACTGGACCCTGACCCGGAGCGGGATGTCGCCCACCGGGTCGGCGCCGCTGCCCGGCAGCCGCGCCGTCAAGACATGGACCGACGCCCTCGGCCGCACCTCCGAGATCGAGCACTACACCGCCACCGACCTCAGCACGTCGACCAGGACCGGCTACGCCTACGACGTTCGCGGCAAACTCGCCAAGGTCACCGACACGGCCGGCAACAACTGGACCTACACCCACGACGCCCGCGGACGGATGACCTCGTCGCAGGACCCCGACACGGGCAGGTCGACGTTCACCTACAACAACCTCGACCAGCAGGTCTCGACAACCAACGTCGACAACGTCACCCAGTACACGTCGTACGACGTACTCGGCCGCAAGACCGCACTGCGCGACGACTCCGAAACCACCGACCCCATCGCCACCTGGACCTACGACACCCTCCCGGGCGGCAAGGGCCAGCCCGTCGCCTCCACCCGCAAATGGGGCGCCGGCTCGTACAAGACCGAGGTCACCGGCTACGACAGCGAGTACCGGCCGACCGGATCGAGGATCACCATCCCGGACCTGCCCGCCACGAAGGGTCTGGCCGGCAGTTACGCCTACAGCACCACGTACACCCCCACGGGCAAGGTCCAGTCGACGACCCTCCCGGCCACGATCGGTGGTCTCGCCTCCGAGAAGCTGATCACCCGCTACAACGCCGACGGCATGGTGCAGACCGTGTCCGGGCTGTCCTGGTACACCGCGGAAACGGTCTACAGCCCCTACGGCGAGATCCTGCGTACCGCCTCCGGCAACGCACCGAACCGCGTGTGGACCACGAACACCTACGACCCCCACACCGGACGGGTCGCCTCGGCGACCAGCCACAAGGAGACACGTGACTCCGCGTCCGGCTCGAATCTCCTCTCCTCCCTCAGCTACACCTACGACTCGGTCGGCAACCCGACCTCCATCACCGACACCTACCCCGGCATCACCCCGCAGTCCCCGACCCTCGTCGACCGTCAGTGCTACACCTACGACGCCATGGGACAGCTCGTCCGAGCTTGGACGGGCAAGACGGAAGGCTGCCCCACCGGTCCCGCGGGCCCGGCGCGCACGGAAGTGGGATCGGGTACGCCGGGTGACGCCTACTGGCAGGACTACCAGTTCGACGCCATAGGCAACCGCACCAGGCTGACCGATCGCGACCCCACCAACAGCGCCCTCGACGACGAGACGACGTACACGTACGGCGTGGAGATCAGGGGCGGCGCCCTGCCGAACCCGAAGAAGCAGCCCCACGCCCTGACCAAGGTCAACAAGACCACCAGGACGCCTGGTTCCTCGGTCGACTCCCTGTCCACCTACACCTACAGCGCGGCGGGCAGCGCCAAGACCCGCACCATCGACGGTGACACCCAAACCCTGAACTGGGACCACCGCAGCAAGCTCCTCTCGGCCACCAGCCCCGGCATCGGCTCCGTCGCGGTCACGGGCCTTTCCGGCAAGTGCCTCGACGTCCAGGACGGCAACACCACTGACGGCACCCCCGTCCAGCTGCTCTCCTGCAACGAGAGCAAGCCCCAGCAGTGGCGCATCACCGGCGACACCGTCCGCGCTCTCGGCAAATGCCTCACCTCCGAAAACGGCAAGGCCGTCCTGAAGGCCTGCAAGCCGGGCGAGGCGAGTCAGAAGTTCACCTACCGGGAGACGGACAAGGCCCTTATCACCGGCACCAACCAGTGCCTCACCGTCCCCAGCGACAATGACGCCGAGGGCAACGACCTGCACACCTTCACGTGTGCCGGCCCGGCCGTCACGGCGGCGCAGCAGTGGAGCTTCGGCAACCTCACCAGCTACCTCTACGACGCGTCCGGCAACCGGGTCGTCCAGGAAACCGGAAGCGCCCGCACCCTCTACCTCGGTGAAACCGAGATCACCGTCGACAAGGCCGGCAAGGCCATCGACGCCGTCCGCTACTACAACAGCCCCAGCGCCCCGACCACGGTCCGCCGCACCAACGGCAAGACCACCGGCCACACCCTGTCGCACCTGCTCACCGACCACCACAACACGGCGACCATCAGCGTCGACCAAAAGGCCGGCCAGCCGGTCACCCGGCGCAAATCCGACCCGTACGGCAACCCGCGGGGTGGCCAGCCCTCCAGTTGGCCCGGCGACCGCACTTTCCTCGGCACCGGCAAGAACGACAACACCACGGGCCTGACCCACATCGGCGCCCGCGAATACGAGGCCAGCACCGGCCGCTTCATCACGGTCGACCCGGTCATCGACATCACCGACCCGCTCCAGATGAACGGGTACACGTACGCCAACGGCAACCCCATCACCAACCTGGACCCGGACGGCCTCAAGTACTTCGAGGGAGACAACAGCGACCCGGGGTTCCAGGCTGCATCCCAGAATGTTGTGGAGGTTGCACAGGCGAGACAGGACCGACGGAACGATATTCGACAGAATACGCGGAACACGTTTGAGCGAACTCGCTATAAGCTGCTTTCCGGGAAGAAAGGCTACATACGCAATTCCAAAAGCACTTCGGGTAAAGAATTTGACCGAATGATGAACAAGTATGACCCGAATGGCGGTTCTATTACGAAGCAGATCTCTTTCAAGATGTGGATGTTCGGCGCACCCCAAGAGGAGATCGACTACTTCAACCGTAACTACTGTGAATTCATAAAATGTAACGACTGGTTGGAGTCCCTGGCGACTGGTGAACTGATCTCCTCGGACATATATGAAAAGCCCAACGCCCAGGTGATGGGTGAAATGTTTGCCGGGGGGATGCTTTCGCGCGCAGGGGCAACTAAGAAGGTGAACGGGGCGGCGGGGAAGCCGTGCGGTAACAGCTTTGTCGCTGGAACGCATGTGCTGCTCGCCGACGGAACCAGCAGGCCCATCGAAGACCTGGTGGGAGGTGATGAAGTCCTCGCAACCGACCCCGAGACCGGCGAGACCTCGAAGAAGGCCATCACCGCGACCATCTACACGGAGGACGACAAGACCTATGTCGACCTGACCGTACAGACGCCCGATGGAGTCAAGTCCATCACCACGACAGGTCACCACCCGTTCTGGTCGGAATCCGACCAGGCCTGGAAGAATGCCGAGGACCTCAAGCCTGGCGAAACCCTACGTACAGACGGCGGGCCTTCCGTAGCGATCGCCGCGACCCACGCCTACGAAGCGTTCAATCAGACCTTCAACCTCACCGTCGCCGACCTTCACACGTACTATGTGCTCGCAGGCGCCACCCCGGTCCTCGTTCACAACTGCAACGTTATTGATGGAAGTGGTCCGGCTAGGGGAGTGCTTGAGGTCAGCGACCGGGTGAAATCTGTCGGCGCGGTGAAGAACTTCAACCCGAAGGGTGAGAGGGACTTCGTCTTCGATCCGACCACGGGACGCTTTGCGACCGGTGCAGACCAAGGCGTTGGTGGGCACGATTTCCTTGGGAGTGCTATTGGCGCGGACAAGTCAACGATGGTGGGAGGTCGGCTCCGTCGAGGTCCCGATGGAGAACTTCAGACCAATCAATGGTCCGGACACTACGGAATGAACTGGGACGATTCGGCAAGGAAGGCATTCCAGGACTTCATGGGCCAACACGGTATAACCGTGAGCCACACTCCGAGCATGCATTGGTGAGCAGGATGACGTTCCTGGTGCATCCAGTTCTTAAGGCAGGTGTCGTGACGGAAAATGATTTGATGGCAGAGCTCTCAGCCGTGCCTGAGACCTGCTGGATCTTCTCTGCCCACGCGAATGAAGCCGGCGCCGTCATGTGGCTGCCGCTGACGAAAATCAGCGAGACCGGCATTTGGCTGGGGCTCGACAGGAAGGGAGTGTGGACGCTAGGCCGACTCGATGGTGTAGTCGAATCCTCGGCGGAAGGTCTTCCCTCGTCTTGGGTGACGATTCTGGACGCAGATGAGTCGTCGCTGCGAGCAGGCTTGGCGTCTGCTGCTGAACGGTTCAAGCTGTCACCGGACGGGCTTGAGAGCCTGGTCCCAGTCGATGACGTGCTGGCAATGGCGATCAGAAGTCGGAGCAGTCACTGGGCAGAGCGTGCAGTCTGCTGGATGTCTGAGAGGGCTATCCCAGGAGACCAATTGGTCCTACTTCGGGGATTGTCCACGGCCGATTGGGCTAATCAACGGACACGGCATACTGCCAGGCGTCTTGTGAAGGGGGTCGAGCAATAAACAACCAGATGCCCTCCCGGACCCTTCGGGAGGGCATCTGGCCGCTTGACGGCAACGCTGACGGCAACGTCAGCGGACAGTTGGTGCGGCGGGCGGCTCGAAGGCAGTGCCAGGGGCTGCGTTGAGAGCACCCGTCAGACTGTCGATGGCTTGGCGTTGGAGGCCGAGTCGGACGTGGGCGTAGACGCCGGCGGTGACGCCTATGTGGGCGTGGCCGAGGAGTTCCTTGATCACGACGAGGTCGACGCGTTCCAGGAGCAGGGTGGCGGTCGAGTGGCGGAGGTCGTGGAAGCGGATGCGGCGGAGTCCAGGCCGGTCTGCTCGCCGATTCCCGTGGCCCACAGCGGCTCGTGCGGCGGCGCCGACAGCAGCAGGCGCAGCACCTCGACGGTCGGGCGGGTCATGCGAGGTCCTGTCACGGTGCCCTACGCCACCATGCCTGTCGACCGTAGGTCAAGAATGAACCACGCTCACTCAGCAGACGTTGCCAGTGGCGGCCGAACGACGAACGGCCCTCGGCACCGATGTGCAGGCCGCCGAGCTCGTTCAGGTGAGTCGGCACCTGGGGCTCGTCGGCCCGGTTTCCTATGGGCAACCGGAAGTACGGCATGCACGCTGCGGTTGCCTGGGGGCAACCGGCGCGGAGCATCTCTGTCGTGGGTTGCCGCCGTCTACTCGGCACCCTCCGTCTTGGTGGCTGATTCGGAGACTGAACAGTCGAGGCACTCGGGGACAGTGGCAGTCGTGTGTTGGAGGCCGTCGCAGTTCTCGCACCGGGGGTGTGCGGTGGCGTCACCGAGTTCCTCGAGGGTGGCCTGGAGGCGACGTAGCATGCAGTCGGCCTGGGAGATGGCGGCCGGGGCACGCTGGGACGACATCCACCGAAGTGGACCGAGAAGAGCCTGTGCGAGGCCGACAGCGGTGCTCGCGGCGTACGCCCATCCGTCGGTCGCGACGGTGGGGTCGTCGGGAGCGTCCTCGTGGGGAAGTCCGACCGACCAGGGCGGCACCGTCATGGTGAGGGAGTCCAGCCGGTCACCGGCGAAGCCGAGTTCGAACCAGGCACGCCGGACCTGGTCCTCGGCCAGGGGCCACTCCCAGGGGCCGGTGAAGTAGGCGCGTGCGTGGCCGGGGCCGGCAACGGATTCCTCGTAGCCGACGCCTGCGGAGCGCCAGAGCAGGGCCCACAGAGCGGCCGTGCGCAGTTCGGGGTCGTGGCTGCTGTGGCCCAGGTCGTCGGGGACGTCGATGCCCAGGGCCGTGAGGGCAGCGAGAAGCTGCTCGTCGGTGGTGTGCGAAGGGGTCATGTCCTGCCTACAGGGGGCTCGGTGTCTGCGGGGCCGGAGGAGAGCGTGCTCCGTCCCCCATGAGCGTGCAGCACGGACCTCGCCGACAGGGCGCGACGCAGCGACCGGCGGATGGCCGCGGCAAGCACCAGGCCGGCCCGGCGGCGCGTCCACGGTCTCGCAAGCCCCCCTACCGGCACAGCGTTCGGAAGTACCTCAGCTGTCGAGCACGGAGTCACATTCGAAAGCGGTCAAGAGATCAGCTCCGAACAGCCAAAGATTGACTTCTGAAATGCGCTCGCCCAGAGAGCCCCACCAGGGGCCGGTAGGGGTAACCCCACGGCCGGTGGCCAGACCGCCGGGGCGCAGCAGCTGGCCGGGGCCGTACGACGCGGAGCGGGGGGCCTCCCCGGGCTGGCCGGCAGGCACGCGACTTGGAGGGCGCGAGCGCCCCCGCGGCCCTGCGGGCGGCCCGTAGACCTCCTTTCGAGTTGGGACAGCCTCTTCTCGTTTCTGGCATCCAGGCTGGGAAAACGCTGCGGGGACGAAGTCGACGTCGGCATGGGCGGCCGCGGCTACCGGCTCGCGCCCGGGGCCCAGGTCCTGCCACGATCGGGGCTCCCGCAGGGCCCGCCCGCACCCCAACTCCCGTACGGAGGCGCCACCATGTCCACTCCCCCGCCCATCCCGCCGTCCGCCCCCGGGCCGGACGCCCCGCCGCCGGCCCCCACCAGCACCGCGGCCCAGACGGCCGCCCGCGGGCGCCTGGGCGCGGCCGAGGCCGCGATCGTCATCACCGCCATCACCGCGGTGACCGTCCTCGCCGTCCTCGAGCGCCCCGTCCCCGCGCTCCTGGCCACCCTCGCCGCCGGCACCCTCCTGGTGCTACTCCCCGGCCGCGCCGGCGGCCGGCTACTCGCCCTCGTCCACGCGCTCACCGGCCCCCGCCCGTGAACCGCACACCGGACCGCACCACCCGTTCCCGCCCCGGCGCCGAACCGGTCGAACTCGCGACCCTCCGCGGCTGGCTGCGCGCCGCGAAGGCGAACATGCTTCTGTCCACCCTCACCAAGCGCGCGAACGGAGACGGCCGCCCGGAGTACAAGATCTCCGAGTGCACTCTGCGCCAAGCCCTCGACGGCCGACTCCCCACCCTGAACACCACCCTGGCTTTCGCGCGCGGCGCTGGCGCCGACCAGAAGAAGGCCGAGCAGCTCTGGAGGGCCGCCGACCGCGCCGTCAACCCGCCGCCGCGCCGGCCCGCCCCGCACGTCCCCGGCGCCTTCACCACCCCGGACGGACTCGTACGCGCCATGAACCGCGTCCGCGCCACCGCCTCCCACACCAGCCTGCGCGCCCTTGCCGACCGCGCCGGGCCCGGACTCTCCCGCAGCACCCTCCACCGCCTCCTGTCCGGCGACCAGATACCCACCGCCGGCCAGCTCGCCGCGTTCGCCGCCGCCTGCGACGCCGGGGAGGCGGCCACCGCCGCGCTCCTGGCCGGCCACCGTCGGATAATCGACGGACCGCCCCGGCCCTTCCCCTACGGCTGCGCACAGGCCGAGTGGGCCGCCGAACGCCGATACCGCGACGACGCCGCCCGGCCCTGGCTCACCGAGCCCGAAGAACTCGGCTGGGACGACCAGCAGCGGCACGACGAGGTAGAAGCCGCCTTCCGGCGCTGGGCAGCCGATACCGAAGCCCTTCTCGACGAGCTCGAAACCGACCAGCACCCGGCCACCGCAGGGCGTAGCGCGGCCGCCTGCGGCCCGCGCGCCGGCCTTGTGGCGATCGCGGCCAGGGCCCAGCCCGTCTACGACACGTGGATCGGCCGGCCCCCTGCGCTGGCCGAGCCCAACCCGGACCAGCCCTGAATCCCCCGGCCCGGTGCTGGCGGCCGCTGAGCCCGGGAGGGGCCCGGCCGGCAGTCGGCGTGAGCCGGACCCGGGCCAGGAGTACGGCGGCCGGTCACCGCGGGACGGCCAGGCTCAGCGGGCGGCGGACGCGAACGGACGGCGAACTGCGGCAGGCCAACGGGGCGTAGGACCGTGCGGGGTCTGGCCGACTAGCGGGCGCTGATGGTGGC
This region includes:
- a CDS encoding polymorphic toxin type 43 domain-containing protein, giving the protein YQGQVAETITYGKAGGSVESRKLTWPRSMETARRKRLDTSDLVAYQTGIARTDDIESVSGGKSRMERTLSTYEGKEAYGLLKTTQTDVLENKGTGWTTVKQSCTRLKYVHNGASNLIGLQSEKVETTGDCSGGGVEAGTRLSATRISYDAINAFGTAPTKGLPYQVDSTDAAGTGWTTSGRTEYDALGRAVKTYDAAGNPSGITFSPPTGPPFSITATNALGHTVTTKVDPARGSVLESTDANGRKVTTVYDELGRSTEVRTPSQKPTDPAAYTFEYQIAELKTPAVISRTLKDNGTYSTSVAIYDGLLRPRQSQSEGPGGARLITDTLHSANGTVSQTNSGYLAEGKVSTELYVPKSVTEVPSSAQTAYDGLGRAVRVTSLEKGEARRSTITQYGGDWTLTRSGMSPTGSAPLPGSRAVKTWTDALGRTSEIEHYTATDLSTSTRTGYAYDVRGKLAKVTDTAGNNWTYTHDARGRMTSSQDPDTGRSTFTYNNLDQQVSTTNVDNVTQYTSYDVLGRKTALRDDSETTDPIATWTYDTLPGGKGQPVASTRKWGAGSYKTEVTGYDSEYRPTGSRITIPDLPATKGLAGSYAYSTTYTPTGKVQSTTLPATIGGLASEKLITRYNADGMVQTVSGLSWYTAETVYSPYGEILRTASGNAPNRVWTTNTYDPHTGRVASATSHKETRDSASGSNLLSSLSYTYDSVGNPTSITDTYPGITPQSPTLVDRQCYTYDAMGQLVRAWTGKTEGCPTGPAGPARTEVGSGTPGDAYWQDYQFDAIGNRTRLTDRDPTNSALDDETTYTYGVEIRGGALPNPKKQPHALTKVNKTTRTPGSSVDSLSTYTYSAAGSAKTRTIDGDTQTLNWDHRSKLLSATSPGIGSVAVTGLSGKCLDVQDGNTTDGTPVQLLSCNESKPQQWRITGDTVRALGKCLTSENGKAVLKACKPGEASQKFTYRETDKALITGTNQCLTVPSDNDAEGNDLHTFTCAGPAVTAAQQWSFGNLTSYLYDASGNRVVQETGSARTLYLGETEITVDKAGKAIDAVRYYNSPSAPTTVRRTNGKTTGHTLSHLLTDHHNTATISVDQKAGQPVTRRKSDPYGNPRGGQPSSWPGDRTFLGTGKNDNTTGLTHIGAREYEASTGRFITVDPVIDITDPLQMNGYTYANGNPITNLDPDGLKYFEGDNSDPGFQAASQNVVEVAQARQDRRNDIRQNTRNTFERTRYKLLSGKKGYIRNSKSTSGKEFDRMMNKYDPNGGSITKQISFKMWMFGAPQEEIDYFNRNYCEFIKCNDWLESLATGELISSDIYEKPNAQVMGEMFAGGMLSRAGATKKVNGAAGKPCGNSFVAGTHVLLADGTSRPIEDLVGGDEVLATDPETGETSKKAITATIYTEDDKTYVDLTVQTPDGVKSITTTGHHPFWSESDQAWKNAEDLKPGETLRTDGGPSVAIAATHAYEAFNQTFNLTVADLHTYYVLAGATPVLVHNCNVIDGSGPARGVLEVSDRVKSVGAVKNFNPKGERDFVFDPTTGRFATGADQGVGGHDFLGSAIGADKSTMVGGRLRRGPDGELQTNQWSGHYGMNWDDSARKAFQDFMGQHGITVSHTPSMHW
- a CDS encoding helix-turn-helix domain-containing protein, translated to MNRTPDRTTRSRPGAEPVELATLRGWLRAAKANMLLSTLTKRANGDGRPEYKISECTLRQALDGRLPTLNTTLAFARGAGADQKKAEQLWRAADRAVNPPPRRPAPHVPGAFTTPDGLVRAMNRVRATASHTSLRALADRAGPGLSRSTLHRLLSGDQIPTAGQLAAFAAACDAGEAATAALLAGHRRIIDGPPRPFPYGCAQAEWAAERRYRDDAARPWLTEPEELGWDDQQRHDEVEAAFRRWAADTEALLDELETDQHPATAGRSAAACGPRAGLVAIAARAQPVYDTWIGRPPALAEPNPDQP